One genomic segment of Hemibagrus wyckioides isolate EC202008001 linkage group LG08, SWU_Hwy_1.0, whole genome shotgun sequence includes these proteins:
- the LOC131358294 gene encoding cytochrome P450 4V2 isoform X1: MEILFGLYTLGSITFIILLILLMYTLHSPIKSYIHKWREMKPIPGMEGAFPFIGNALQFKANTGDFFNQIIEGTNENRHRPLVKVWVGPIPFLVLFHAETIEAVLSNSKHLDKSYPYRFLHPWLGTGLLTSTGDKWRNRRKMLTPTFHFSILTDFLEVMNEQSEILIQKMLKHVDGEPFNCFSYITLCALDIICETAMGKRIYAQSNADSEYVQTVYKMSDIITRRQRAPWWWPDWIYNIFGEGKEHAKRLKLLHSFTVGVIKERTEHVSEGSDSESDHGLRKRRAFLDMLLKTRDDAGAAMSHEDIQEEVDTFMFEGHDTTAASMNWALHLIGSHPEVQKKVQAELQEVFGSSQRHVGVEDLKRLRYLECVIKESLRIFPAVPLFARSICEDCHINGFKVPEGVNAVIIPYALHRDPRFFPEPEEFRPERFLPENSTGRHPYAYIPFSAGARNCIGQRFAMMEEKVVLATVLRHFDVKACQSREELRPLGELILRPEKGIWIQLDKRTN; encoded by the exons ATGGAAATTCTGTTCGGATTATACACTCTGGGGAGCATAACCTTCATCATCCTGCTTATTCTTCTGATGTATACGTTACATTCTCCAATTAAAAGCTACATACATAAATGGAGGGAGATGAAGCCAATTCCTGGAATGGAAGGCGCTTTCCCATTCATTGGGAATGCTTTGCAGTTCAAAGCCAATACAGGAG attttttcaACCAGATTATTGAGGGGACTAATGAAAACAGACACAGGCCTCTCGTGAAGGTCTGGGTGGGACCCATCCCCTTCCTGGTTTTATTTCATGCAGAGACAATTGAG GCTGTCCTCAGCAATTCCAAGCATCTAGATAAATCTTATCCTTATAGATTTCTGCACCCTTGGCTTGGCACGGGCTTACTCACCAG CACAGGAGACAAGTGGCGCAATCGACGCAAAATGCTGACCCCAACATTTCACTTCTCTATCCTCACTGACTTCCTCGAGGTGATGAATGAACAGAGTGAAATTTTGATCCAGAAGATGCTGAAACATGTAGACGGAGAACCATTTAACTGCTTCAGCTACATTACGCTTTGTGCCTTGGATATTATATGCg aaacagcaaTGGGCAAAAGAATCTATGCACAGAGTAATGCTGACTCAGAATATGTCCAGACTGTGTATAA GATGAGTGACATCATCACCCGGAGACAGAGAGCACCATGGTGGTGGCCTGACTggatttataatatttttggaGAGGGTAAAGAGCATGCAAAAAGACTCAAGCTTTTACACTCCTTCACTGTGGGT GTGATCAAAGAGAGAACAGAGCATGTGAGTGAAGGATCTGACAGTGAGTCTGACCATGGCCTGAGAAAGAGAAGGGCCTTCTTGGACATGCTGTTGAAAACAAGAGATGATGCTGGTGCTGCGATGAGCCATGAGGACATTCAGGAGGAAGTGGACACCTTCATGTTTGAG GGGCATGACACCACTGCAGCTTCCATGAACTGGGCTTTACATCTGATAGGCTCTCATCCAGAGGTCCAGAAGAAAGTACAGGCTGAGCTACAGGAGGTGTTTG GTTCATCACAGCGTCACGTGGGAGTGGAGGACCTAAAAAGACTGCGGTACCTGGAGTGTGTCATCAAGGAAAGTCTGCGAATCTTCCCTGCAGTGCCACTGTTTGCACGCAGCATCTGCGAGGACTGTCACATCA ATGGTTTCAAAGTTCCAGAAGGTGTAAATGCTGTGATCATCCCATATGCTCTCCATCGCGATCCTCGTTTCTTTCCGGAGCCTGAGGAGTTCAGACCTGAGCGCTTCCTTCCAGAGAACAGCACAGGAAGACACCCATACGCATACATCCCATTCTCTGCCGGTGCTCGGAACTGCATTG gccAGCGCTTTGCTATGATGGAAGAGAAGGTGGTTCTTGCCACCGTGTTGCGTCACTTTGATGTGAAGGCATGTCAGAGTCGGGAAGAGCTGAGACCCCTGGGGGAGCTCATACTCCGTCCGGAGAAGGGCATCTGGATCCAACTAGACAAGAGGACCAACTAA
- the LOC131358294 gene encoding cytochrome P450 4V2 isoform X2 has product MLCSSKPIQEIIEGTNENRHRPLVKVWVGPIPFLVLFHAETIEAVLSNSKHLDKSYPYRFLHPWLGTGLLTSTGDKWRNRRKMLTPTFHFSILTDFLEVMNEQSEILIQKMLKHVDGEPFNCFSYITLCALDIICETAMGKRIYAQSNADSEYVQTVYKMSDIITRRQRAPWWWPDWIYNIFGEGKEHAKRLKLLHSFTVGVIKERTEHVSEGSDSESDHGLRKRRAFLDMLLKTRDDAGAAMSHEDIQEEVDTFMFEGHDTTAASMNWALHLIGSHPEVQKKVQAELQEVFGSSQRHVGVEDLKRLRYLECVIKESLRIFPAVPLFARSICEDCHINGFKVPEGVNAVIIPYALHRDPRFFPEPEEFRPERFLPENSTGRHPYAYIPFSAGARNCIGQRFAMMEEKVVLATVLRHFDVKACQSREELRPLGELILRPEKGIWIQLDKRTN; this is encoded by the exons ATGCTTTGCAGTTCAAAGCCAATACAGGAG ATTATTGAGGGGACTAATGAAAACAGACACAGGCCTCTCGTGAAGGTCTGGGTGGGACCCATCCCCTTCCTGGTTTTATTTCATGCAGAGACAATTGAG GCTGTCCTCAGCAATTCCAAGCATCTAGATAAATCTTATCCTTATAGATTTCTGCACCCTTGGCTTGGCACGGGCTTACTCACCAG CACAGGAGACAAGTGGCGCAATCGACGCAAAATGCTGACCCCAACATTTCACTTCTCTATCCTCACTGACTTCCTCGAGGTGATGAATGAACAGAGTGAAATTTTGATCCAGAAGATGCTGAAACATGTAGACGGAGAACCATTTAACTGCTTCAGCTACATTACGCTTTGTGCCTTGGATATTATATGCg aaacagcaaTGGGCAAAAGAATCTATGCACAGAGTAATGCTGACTCAGAATATGTCCAGACTGTGTATAA GATGAGTGACATCATCACCCGGAGACAGAGAGCACCATGGTGGTGGCCTGACTggatttataatatttttggaGAGGGTAAAGAGCATGCAAAAAGACTCAAGCTTTTACACTCCTTCACTGTGGGT GTGATCAAAGAGAGAACAGAGCATGTGAGTGAAGGATCTGACAGTGAGTCTGACCATGGCCTGAGAAAGAGAAGGGCCTTCTTGGACATGCTGTTGAAAACAAGAGATGATGCTGGTGCTGCGATGAGCCATGAGGACATTCAGGAGGAAGTGGACACCTTCATGTTTGAG GGGCATGACACCACTGCAGCTTCCATGAACTGGGCTTTACATCTGATAGGCTCTCATCCAGAGGTCCAGAAGAAAGTACAGGCTGAGCTACAGGAGGTGTTTG GTTCATCACAGCGTCACGTGGGAGTGGAGGACCTAAAAAGACTGCGGTACCTGGAGTGTGTCATCAAGGAAAGTCTGCGAATCTTCCCTGCAGTGCCACTGTTTGCACGCAGCATCTGCGAGGACTGTCACATCA ATGGTTTCAAAGTTCCAGAAGGTGTAAATGCTGTGATCATCCCATATGCTCTCCATCGCGATCCTCGTTTCTTTCCGGAGCCTGAGGAGTTCAGACCTGAGCGCTTCCTTCCAGAGAACAGCACAGGAAGACACCCATACGCATACATCCCATTCTCTGCCGGTGCTCGGAACTGCATTG gccAGCGCTTTGCTATGATGGAAGAGAAGGTGGTTCTTGCCACCGTGTTGCGTCACTTTGATGTGAAGGCATGTCAGAGTCGGGAAGAGCTGAGACCCCTGGGGGAGCTCATACTCCGTCCGGAGAAGGGCATCTGGATCCAACTAGACAAGAGGACCAACTAA
- the fam149a gene encoding protein FAM149A isoform X2: MNAALGSFGYSTSVPSLRSLPTHVYTDCCRTKRSGRDVGLIVIGKKLLREPNKYSCSGPVQLTRGANKGLSNDQSVSVCSQSFIGDCSPMSLHTTCSCSAGYATGFSTEHSSIYSWRYDEFDRENTQHVRQLFSALDELLYEGKVCSKSESLRKECEEWNTHSPHLRILGNQLEPPKQEGIQYVHWRPTSTRTAVSPPCLDTRDNHSDLCVEGHRLAPGSWSDQSVYSGLPISELSSSLIPQEEEIYEVEGRIEEFLAYDWRETDNEGTDHKRTSAITSWDGVPCLSPNACIRDAVADELFDDVWREVVSLLEELLRKHWEKQHSDGAIQRWTLESSSQIFIEPSSHLPSRGSHISPSRGPNSRSMLLWPNTYNGQDSNVFKSNLNGVMTIQAKPLQQRQQGYGERSLYDSDDGSTTLTTLKAPSGISTHSHKPSGQRILPRLAGRALLRHSFPAQSSLRGTRLSTVTEDLLTPPVSAVQNHRLPLIHSSDSVEQDSNIPALRHTQLRGRIIKGGAVHPVSSLPPLKEPTLLLESLSRPNTNHTFRSDTPMKSSYTAMDFAFSMRTGRSLFTGNFSKTGEGTPMGVTGFSMGITSSTANGFSDSAAPPKRRTHLLSSSDGEGGNVTVLGSIGARKALSRFPLHGRKKFHVVMPQHS; encoded by the exons AAAAAAGCTTCTCAGAGAACCAAACAAATACAGTTGTTCAGGCCCCGTCCAACTCACCAGAGGTGCTAACAAAGGCCTATCGAATGACCAAAG tgtctcagtgtgttctCAGAGCTTCATTGGCGACTGTAGCCCAATGAGCCTTCACACAACGTGCTCATGCAGCGCTGGCTATGCCACAGGCTTCTCCACTGAACACAGCTCCATCTACTCCTGGAGATACGAT GAGTTTGACCGTGAGAATACTCAGCATGTACGGCAGCTCTTTAGTGCCCTGGATGAACTGCTGTATGAAGGTAAAGTGTGCAGTAAATCAGAGTCTCTACGcaaggagtgtgaggagtggaacacacactccccccacctcag GATTTTAGGCAATCAGTTGGAGCCTCCCAAGCAAGAGGGAATTCAGTATGTGCACTGGAGACCCACAAGCACTAGGACAGCAGTGTCACCTCCATGCCTGGATACAAGAGACAACCATAGCGA TCTATGTGTGGAAGGCCACAGACTCGCCCCGGGATCCTGGTCTGATCAGTCTGTCTACTCCGGGTTGCCTATTTCTGAGCTATCAAGCTCTCTTATCCCACAAGAAGAGGAGATCTACGAGGTAGAGGGCAGGATAGAAGAGTTTCTAGCTTATGATTGGAGAGAAAC GGACAACGAGGGAACGGATCATAAGAGGACCTCTGCCATTACCTCCTGGGATGGTGTACCGTGTCTTTCCCCCAACGCCTGCATCCGTGATGCCGTGGCTGACGAGCTGTTTGATGACGTATGGCGGGAGGTAGTGAGCTTACTGGAAGAGCTATTGCGCAAACACTGGGAGAAGCAACATTCTG ACGGCGCAATACAAAGATGGACGCTGGAGAGCTCAAGCCAAATCTTCATTGAACCTTCATCACATCTTCCTTCAAGGGGAAGTCACATTTCTCCGAGCAGAGGCCCTAATAGCAGGAGCATGTTACTGTGGCCAAACACCTATAATGGgcag GACTCAAATGTCTTTAAGTCCAATTTAAATGGTGTAATGACAATCCAAGCAAAGCCTTTGCAGCAGAGACAGCAAGGATATGGCGAAAGGTCACT ATATGACTCAGACGACGGAAGCACAACACTCACTACCCTGAAGGCCCCGAGTGGAATAAGCACACACTCCCACAAACCCTCTGGCCAGCGGATTCTTCCCAGACTCGCCGGCAGAGCTCTTTTGCGTCACAGCTTCCCAGCACAAAGCTCCCTGCGAGGAACCAGACT ATCCACCGTCACTGAGGACCTGCTCACTCCACCTGTGAGTGCAGTTCAGAACCACAGACTTCCTCTCATCCATTCTTCTGACTCTGTAGAGCAAGATTCTAACATTCCTGCTCTGAGACATACACAG CTCAGGGGTCGTATCATTAAAGGTGGTGCAGTGCACCCAGTGTCCAGCCTTCCACCTCTGAAAGAGCCTACTTTACTGCTGGAGTCCCTATCCCGCCCCAACACTAACCACACGTTCAGA TCAGACACACCCATGAAAAGTTCTTACACAGCTATGGATTTTGCTTTTAGTATGAGGACAGGGAGAAGCCTTTTCACAGGGAACTTCTCCAAAACAG GTGAAGGAACACCTATGGGTGTAACAGGCTTCAGCATGGGAATTACCTCTTCTACAGCAAATGGTTTTTCTGACTCTGCCGCACCACCAAAGAGACGCACGCATCTTCTGTCTTCCTCTGATGGGGAGGGGGGGAACGTTACTGTACTTGGATCAATAG GTGCCCGGAAGGCATTGAGTCGGTTTCCGCTACACGGGAGGAAGAAGTTCCATGTGGTAATGCCACAACACAGTTAA
- the fam149a gene encoding protein FAM149A isoform X1 has product MQVTVEHIPAPQSAFIASKCFSSLARSSGSNLEKHQFQLNRTFPGKTVRKEPDTMISSQDSSLRKKLLREPNKYSCSGPVQLTRGANKGLSNDQSVSVCSQSFIGDCSPMSLHTTCSCSAGYATGFSTEHSSIYSWRYDEFDRENTQHVRQLFSALDELLYEGKVCSKSESLRKECEEWNTHSPHLRILGNQLEPPKQEGIQYVHWRPTSTRTAVSPPCLDTRDNHSDLCVEGHRLAPGSWSDQSVYSGLPISELSSSLIPQEEEIYEVEGRIEEFLAYDWRETDNEGTDHKRTSAITSWDGVPCLSPNACIRDAVADELFDDVWREVVSLLEELLRKHWEKQHSDGAIQRWTLESSSQIFIEPSSHLPSRGSHISPSRGPNSRSMLLWPNTYNGQDSNVFKSNLNGVMTIQAKPLQQRQQGYGERSLYDSDDGSTTLTTLKAPSGISTHSHKPSGQRILPRLAGRALLRHSFPAQSSLRGTRLSTVTEDLLTPPVSAVQNHRLPLIHSSDSVEQDSNIPALRHTQLRGRIIKGGAVHPVSSLPPLKEPTLLLESLSRPNTNHTFRSDTPMKSSYTAMDFAFSMRTGRSLFTGNFSKTGEGTPMGVTGFSMGITSSTANGFSDSAAPPKRRTHLLSSSDGEGGNVTVLGSIGARKALSRFPLHGRKKFHVVMPQHS; this is encoded by the exons AAAAAAGCTTCTCAGAGAACCAAACAAATACAGTTGTTCAGGCCCCGTCCAACTCACCAGAGGTGCTAACAAAGGCCTATCGAATGACCAAAG tgtctcagtgtgttctCAGAGCTTCATTGGCGACTGTAGCCCAATGAGCCTTCACACAACGTGCTCATGCAGCGCTGGCTATGCCACAGGCTTCTCCACTGAACACAGCTCCATCTACTCCTGGAGATACGAT GAGTTTGACCGTGAGAATACTCAGCATGTACGGCAGCTCTTTAGTGCCCTGGATGAACTGCTGTATGAAGGTAAAGTGTGCAGTAAATCAGAGTCTCTACGcaaggagtgtgaggagtggaacacacactccccccacctcag GATTTTAGGCAATCAGTTGGAGCCTCCCAAGCAAGAGGGAATTCAGTATGTGCACTGGAGACCCACAAGCACTAGGACAGCAGTGTCACCTCCATGCCTGGATACAAGAGACAACCATAGCGA TCTATGTGTGGAAGGCCACAGACTCGCCCCGGGATCCTGGTCTGATCAGTCTGTCTACTCCGGGTTGCCTATTTCTGAGCTATCAAGCTCTCTTATCCCACAAGAAGAGGAGATCTACGAGGTAGAGGGCAGGATAGAAGAGTTTCTAGCTTATGATTGGAGAGAAAC GGACAACGAGGGAACGGATCATAAGAGGACCTCTGCCATTACCTCCTGGGATGGTGTACCGTGTCTTTCCCCCAACGCCTGCATCCGTGATGCCGTGGCTGACGAGCTGTTTGATGACGTATGGCGGGAGGTAGTGAGCTTACTGGAAGAGCTATTGCGCAAACACTGGGAGAAGCAACATTCTG ACGGCGCAATACAAAGATGGACGCTGGAGAGCTCAAGCCAAATCTTCATTGAACCTTCATCACATCTTCCTTCAAGGGGAAGTCACATTTCTCCGAGCAGAGGCCCTAATAGCAGGAGCATGTTACTGTGGCCAAACACCTATAATGGgcag GACTCAAATGTCTTTAAGTCCAATTTAAATGGTGTAATGACAATCCAAGCAAAGCCTTTGCAGCAGAGACAGCAAGGATATGGCGAAAGGTCACT ATATGACTCAGACGACGGAAGCACAACACTCACTACCCTGAAGGCCCCGAGTGGAATAAGCACACACTCCCACAAACCCTCTGGCCAGCGGATTCTTCCCAGACTCGCCGGCAGAGCTCTTTTGCGTCACAGCTTCCCAGCACAAAGCTCCCTGCGAGGAACCAGACT ATCCACCGTCACTGAGGACCTGCTCACTCCACCTGTGAGTGCAGTTCAGAACCACAGACTTCCTCTCATCCATTCTTCTGACTCTGTAGAGCAAGATTCTAACATTCCTGCTCTGAGACATACACAG CTCAGGGGTCGTATCATTAAAGGTGGTGCAGTGCACCCAGTGTCCAGCCTTCCACCTCTGAAAGAGCCTACTTTACTGCTGGAGTCCCTATCCCGCCCCAACACTAACCACACGTTCAGA TCAGACACACCCATGAAAAGTTCTTACACAGCTATGGATTTTGCTTTTAGTATGAGGACAGGGAGAAGCCTTTTCACAGGGAACTTCTCCAAAACAG GTGAAGGAACACCTATGGGTGTAACAGGCTTCAGCATGGGAATTACCTCTTCTACAGCAAATGGTTTTTCTGACTCTGCCGCACCACCAAAGAGACGCACGCATCTTCTGTCTTCCTCTGATGGGGAGGGGGGGAACGTTACTGTACTTGGATCAATAG GTGCCCGGAAGGCATTGAGTCGGTTTCCGCTACACGGGAGGAAGAAGTTCCATGTGGTAATGCCACAACACAGTTAA
- the fam149a gene encoding protein FAM149A isoform X3 yields the protein MQVTVEHIPAPQSAFIASKCFSSLARSSGSNLEKHQFQLNRTFPGKTVRKEPDTMISSQDSSLRKKLLREPNKYSCSGPVQLTRGANKGLSNDQSVSVCSQSFIGDCSPMSLHTTCSCSAGYATGFSTEHSSIYSWRYDEFDRENTQHVRQLFSALDELLYEGKVCSKSESLRKECEEWNTHSPHLRILGNQLEPPKQEGIQYVHWRPTSTRTAVSPPCLDTRDNHSDLCVEGHRLAPGSWSDQSVYSGLPISELSSSLIPQEEEIYEVEGRIEEFLAYDWRETDNEGTDHKRTSAITSWDGVPCLSPNACIRDAVADELFDDVWREVVSLLEELLRKHWEKQHSDGAIQRWTLESSSQIFIEPSSHLPSRGSHISPSRGPNSRSMLLWPNTYNGQDSNVFKSNLNGVMTIQAKPLQQRQQGYGERSLYDSDDGSTTLTTLKAPSGISTHSHKPSGQRILPRLAGRALLRHSFPAQSSLRGTRLSTVTEDLLTPPVSAVQNHRLPLIHSSDSVEQDSNIPALRHTQSDTPMKSSYTAMDFAFSMRTGRSLFTGNFSKTGEGTPMGVTGFSMGITSSTANGFSDSAAPPKRRTHLLSSSDGEGGNVTVLGSIGARKALSRFPLHGRKKFHVVMPQHS from the exons AAAAAAGCTTCTCAGAGAACCAAACAAATACAGTTGTTCAGGCCCCGTCCAACTCACCAGAGGTGCTAACAAAGGCCTATCGAATGACCAAAG tgtctcagtgtgttctCAGAGCTTCATTGGCGACTGTAGCCCAATGAGCCTTCACACAACGTGCTCATGCAGCGCTGGCTATGCCACAGGCTTCTCCACTGAACACAGCTCCATCTACTCCTGGAGATACGAT GAGTTTGACCGTGAGAATACTCAGCATGTACGGCAGCTCTTTAGTGCCCTGGATGAACTGCTGTATGAAGGTAAAGTGTGCAGTAAATCAGAGTCTCTACGcaaggagtgtgaggagtggaacacacactccccccacctcag GATTTTAGGCAATCAGTTGGAGCCTCCCAAGCAAGAGGGAATTCAGTATGTGCACTGGAGACCCACAAGCACTAGGACAGCAGTGTCACCTCCATGCCTGGATACAAGAGACAACCATAGCGA TCTATGTGTGGAAGGCCACAGACTCGCCCCGGGATCCTGGTCTGATCAGTCTGTCTACTCCGGGTTGCCTATTTCTGAGCTATCAAGCTCTCTTATCCCACAAGAAGAGGAGATCTACGAGGTAGAGGGCAGGATAGAAGAGTTTCTAGCTTATGATTGGAGAGAAAC GGACAACGAGGGAACGGATCATAAGAGGACCTCTGCCATTACCTCCTGGGATGGTGTACCGTGTCTTTCCCCCAACGCCTGCATCCGTGATGCCGTGGCTGACGAGCTGTTTGATGACGTATGGCGGGAGGTAGTGAGCTTACTGGAAGAGCTATTGCGCAAACACTGGGAGAAGCAACATTCTG ACGGCGCAATACAAAGATGGACGCTGGAGAGCTCAAGCCAAATCTTCATTGAACCTTCATCACATCTTCCTTCAAGGGGAAGTCACATTTCTCCGAGCAGAGGCCCTAATAGCAGGAGCATGTTACTGTGGCCAAACACCTATAATGGgcag GACTCAAATGTCTTTAAGTCCAATTTAAATGGTGTAATGACAATCCAAGCAAAGCCTTTGCAGCAGAGACAGCAAGGATATGGCGAAAGGTCACT ATATGACTCAGACGACGGAAGCACAACACTCACTACCCTGAAGGCCCCGAGTGGAATAAGCACACACTCCCACAAACCCTCTGGCCAGCGGATTCTTCCCAGACTCGCCGGCAGAGCTCTTTTGCGTCACAGCTTCCCAGCACAAAGCTCCCTGCGAGGAACCAGACT ATCCACCGTCACTGAGGACCTGCTCACTCCACCTGTGAGTGCAGTTCAGAACCACAGACTTCCTCTCATCCATTCTTCTGACTCTGTAGAGCAAGATTCTAACATTCCTGCTCTGAGACATACACAG TCAGACACACCCATGAAAAGTTCTTACACAGCTATGGATTTTGCTTTTAGTATGAGGACAGGGAGAAGCCTTTTCACAGGGAACTTCTCCAAAACAG GTGAAGGAACACCTATGGGTGTAACAGGCTTCAGCATGGGAATTACCTCTTCTACAGCAAATGGTTTTTCTGACTCTGCCGCACCACCAAAGAGACGCACGCATCTTCTGTCTTCCTCTGATGGGGAGGGGGGGAACGTTACTGTACTTGGATCAATAG GTGCCCGGAAGGCATTGAGTCGGTTTCCGCTACACGGGAGGAAGAAGTTCCATGTGGTAATGCCACAACACAGTTAA